A genomic stretch from Sphingomonas sp. HDW15A includes:
- a CDS encoding carbonic anhydrase has protein sequence MKGFGNLLDGYRRFRVNRFESERERFRELAEGQQPRAIIIACCDSRADPATIFDADPGEIFVVRNVANLVPPFEPTGGRHGVSAALEFAVTQLKVPEIIVMGHERCGGIQAALTGCFHGAEPGEGGFVDRWMEQVAQLATEIAGLNGTGEDAARVLEEAAIKRSLANLRTFPFVAKREAAGDLAILGCHFSIRDGELYLLDEAEDVFRPV, from the coding sequence ATGAAGGGCTTTGGAAACCTGCTGGACGGCTATCGGCGCTTCCGCGTCAATCGCTTCGAGTCGGAGCGCGAGAGATTTCGTGAGCTCGCCGAGGGCCAGCAGCCGCGAGCCATCATAATTGCCTGCTGCGACAGCCGGGCCGACCCTGCGACGATCTTCGATGCCGATCCGGGCGAGATTTTCGTCGTCCGCAACGTCGCCAATCTCGTCCCGCCCTTCGAGCCGACCGGCGGACGTCACGGCGTCTCGGCGGCGCTGGAGTTCGCTGTCACCCAGCTCAAGGTGCCGGAAATCATCGTCATGGGGCATGAGCGCTGCGGGGGCATTCAAGCGGCGTTGACCGGCTGCTTCCACGGCGCCGAGCCTGGCGAAGGTGGATTCGTCGACCGGTGGATGGAACAGGTTGCCCAGCTCGCTACGGAGATCGCCGGCTTGAATGGTACTGGCGAAGATGCGGCGCGCGTTCTGGAAGAGGCTGCGATCAAGCGAAGCCTGGCAAACCTTCGAACCTTCCCGTTCGTGGCGAAACGCGAAGCAGCCGGGGACCTTGCGATCCTCGGCTGCCATTTTTCCATCCGTGATGGAGAATTGTATCTACTCGACGAAGCGGAAGATGTTTTCCGTCCTGTCTGA
- the ettA gene encoding energy-dependent translational throttle protein EttA — MAAQYAFVMKGMTKTFPGAPKPVLNNINLQFYQGAKIGIVGPNGAGKSTLMKIMAGIDKEFTGEAWPGEYITVGYLPQEPELDPTKTVLENVREGAREVADMVDRFNAISAEMGDPKDDTDFDALMGEMGELQEKIDAVDGWTLDNQLEIAMEALRCPPSDWPVTDLSGGEKRRVALTRLLIQKPSILLLDEPTNHLDAESVQWLENHLKEYAGAVLMITHDRYFLDNVVEWILELDRGSYYPYEGNYSTYLEKKAKRLEQESREESGKQKALARELEWIRQTPAARQSKSKARIRKFEQLQEAQNDRRPGKAQIVIQVPERLGGKVIEVNNISKAYGDKLLFEDLSFTLPPGGIVGVIGPNGAGKSTLFRIITGKEQPDSGSIDIGDTVRLGFVDQSRDHLDPKKNVWEEISDGLDYMKVNGHDMSTRAYVGAFNFKGPDQQKNVGKLSGGERNRVHMAKMLKTGGNVLLLDEPTNDLDVETLGALEEAIENFAGCAVVISHDRFFLDRLATHILAFEGDSHVEWFEGNFEAYEEDKRRRLGPEADRPHRMSYKKLTR; from the coding sequence ATGGCCGCGCAGTACGCCTTCGTCATGAAAGGCATGACCAAGACCTTCCCCGGCGCCCCCAAGCCGGTGCTGAACAACATCAACCTTCAGTTCTACCAAGGTGCGAAGATCGGCATCGTCGGCCCGAATGGCGCCGGCAAGTCGACCCTGATGAAGATCATGGCAGGGATCGATAAGGAATTCACCGGCGAGGCCTGGCCGGGTGAATATATCACCGTCGGCTATCTGCCCCAGGAGCCGGAGCTCGATCCGACCAAGACCGTCCTTGAGAACGTCAGGGAAGGCGCGCGCGAGGTCGCCGACATGGTCGACCGCTTCAACGCGATCAGCGCCGAGATGGGCGATCCCAAGGACGATACCGATTTCGATGCACTGATGGGCGAAATGGGCGAGCTGCAGGAGAAGATCGACGCCGTCGACGGTTGGACGCTCGACAACCAGCTCGAAATCGCCATGGAAGCCTTGCGCTGCCCGCCCAGTGACTGGCCTGTCACCGACCTGTCGGGCGGCGAAAAGCGCCGCGTCGCACTCACCCGCTTGCTGATTCAGAAACCGTCGATTCTGCTGCTCGACGAGCCGACCAACCACCTAGACGCCGAAAGCGTCCAGTGGCTGGAAAACCACCTCAAGGAATATGCCGGCGCGGTGCTGATGATCACCCACGACCGCTACTTCCTCGACAATGTCGTCGAATGGATCTTGGAGCTCGATCGTGGCTCTTATTATCCGTACGAAGGAAACTACTCTACCTATCTGGAAAAGAAGGCGAAACGCCTCGAGCAGGAATCCCGCGAGGAAAGCGGCAAGCAGAAGGCGCTGGCTCGCGAGCTTGAATGGATTCGGCAGACTCCGGCCGCGCGCCAATCCAAATCGAAGGCGCGTATCAGGAAATTCGAGCAGCTCCAGGAAGCGCAGAACGACCGCAGGCCCGGCAAGGCGCAGATCGTCATTCAGGTTCCGGAGCGTCTCGGCGGCAAGGTCATCGAGGTGAACAATATCTCCAAGGCCTATGGCGACAAGCTGCTCTTCGAGGATCTGAGCTTCACGCTTCCGCCAGGCGGGATCGTGGGCGTGATTGGCCCGAACGGCGCCGGCAAGTCGACGCTGTTCCGGATCATTACCGGCAAGGAACAGCCGGATTCGGGCAGTATCGACATCGGCGACACCGTTCGCCTCGGTTTCGTCGACCAGAGCCGCGACCATCTGGATCCCAAGAAAAACGTCTGGGAAGAGATTTCCGACGGGCTCGACTACATGAAGGTCAACGGCCACGACATGTCGACCCGCGCCTATGTCGGCGCGTTCAATTTCAAGGGCCCCGACCAGCAGAAGAACGTCGGCAAGCTATCCGGCGGCGAGCGCAATCGCGTGCACATGGCGAAGATGCTTAAGACCGGCGGCAACGTCCTGCTGCTCGACGAGCCGACCAACGACCTCGACGTCGAAACCCTGGGCGCGCTTGAGGAGGCGATCGAGAATTTCGCCGGCTGCGCCGTGGTCATCAGCCACGACCGCTTCTTCCTCGACCGCCTTGCGACTCATATCCTGGCCTTCGAGGGCGACAGCCACGTCGAATGGTTCGAGGGCAACTTCGAAGCCTATGAGGAAGACAAGCGGCGCCGCCTGGGGCCGGAGGCCGATCGCCCGCACCGCATGAGCTACAAGAAGCTCACTCGCTAG
- a CDS encoding pyridoxamine 5'-phosphate oxidase family protein: MFGNDEDTETRLKKALWKALDDSPFVMLGLQGVEDDRTRPMTAQVDVPDGGDKEDGGPIYFFASKTDGVGQDIGTSARAVATFTGKDHKLFAHIHGTLVASQDREVIERLWNPIIASWYKDGKDDPDLLLLRFDTERAEVWEANAGATLKAAALKALLDVDPGKEHSEEHKASVAL; encoded by the coding sequence ATGTTCGGCAATGACGAAGACACCGAAACCCGTTTGAAGAAGGCCCTTTGGAAGGCGCTGGACGACAGCCCGTTTGTTATGCTGGGGCTGCAAGGAGTGGAAGACGACCGCACGCGGCCGATGACGGCGCAGGTCGATGTGCCTGACGGAGGCGACAAGGAAGACGGCGGGCCGATCTACTTCTTCGCTTCGAAGACCGACGGGGTCGGACAAGACATAGGCACAAGCGCCCGCGCGGTCGCGACCTTCACCGGCAAGGACCACAAGCTCTTCGCCCACATCCACGGAACTTTGGTGGCCAGCCAGGACCGCGAAGTCATCGAGCGGCTTTGGAATCCAATCATCGCCAGCTGGTACAAGGACGGCAAGGACGACCCGGACCTCCTGCTGCTGCGCTTCGACACCGAACGCGCGGAAGTGTGGGAAGCGAACGCCGGCGCGACGCTGAAAGCCGCAGCGCTCAAGGCGCTGCTCGATGTTGATCCGGGCAAGGAGCATAGTGAAGAACACAAGGCCTCCGTCGCGCTCTAG
- a CDS encoding NYN domain-containing protein encodes MISSSDQHEPELNIALLIDADNASPDHLDDVLLVLGELGTINIRRAYGNWSKPALKNWGTLTGLHSIVPMQQFDVVKGKSATDMRMTIDAMDLLYRGHVDGFGIMSSDSDFLPLAQRIREDGLPVYGFGTAKTPMSFQQACTRFFDVAALETNGDEALDPPPAAAGQRKVDSELLQVLGAAYKASKRDEEGYASLSELGQRATAVSSFAVRNYGFNRLSDLIKAVPNFDTKTENGRMLVKRMR; translated from the coding sequence ATGATTTCCAGCAGCGACCAACACGAGCCCGAGCTGAACATTGCCCTGCTGATCGACGCCGACAATGCCAGCCCCGATCACCTCGACGACGTGCTGCTGGTGCTGGGTGAGCTTGGAACGATCAACATCCGCCGCGCCTACGGCAACTGGTCGAAACCGGCCCTCAAGAACTGGGGCACGCTGACCGGCCTCCATTCGATCGTTCCGATGCAGCAGTTCGACGTGGTGAAGGGCAAGAGTGCGACCGACATGCGCATGACGATCGATGCAATGGACTTGCTTTATCGCGGCCATGTCGACGGTTTCGGGATCATGTCGAGCGACAGCGATTTCCTGCCACTCGCCCAACGGATTCGCGAGGACGGCCTGCCTGTCTATGGCTTCGGGACAGCGAAAACGCCAATGAGCTTCCAACAGGCATGCACGCGGTTCTTCGATGTCGCGGCGCTGGAGACGAATGGCGACGAGGCGCTCGACCCCCCTCCGGCAGCGGCGGGCCAGCGCAAGGTGGACAGCGAGCTGCTGCAGGTGCTCGGCGCGGCCTACAAGGCTTCGAAGCGCGACGAGGAAGGCTATGCATCGTTGAGCGAACTTGGCCAACGGGCGACCGCGGTTTCGAGTTTCGCGGTGCGCAATTACGGTTTCAATCGTCTTAGCGACCTCATCAAGGCCGTGCCCAACTTCGACACCAAGACTGAGAACGGACGAATGCTGGTCAAGCGCATGCGCTGA
- a CDS encoding YMGG-like glycine zipper-containing protein → MKKFILTAAVASVLPLSACSTYNDPYYGQNHDQGRRAATGAAVGAAGGAVLGAVVPGVSTVEGAVIGGIAGAVLGAVINNKQYYRDTRGYCYYVDQYGRPVYDYNVRC, encoded by the coding sequence ATGAAGAAGTTTATCCTAACTGCGGCCGTGGCGAGCGTACTGCCGCTTTCGGCCTGTTCAACGTATAACGATCCTTATTACGGACAGAACCACGATCAGGGGCGCCGCGCTGCGACTGGCGCTGCTGTCGGTGCGGCAGGCGGAGCGGTTCTCGGCGCCGTGGTTCCGGGCGTAAGCACGGTCGAAGGCGCGGTCATCGGCGGCATTGCCGGCGCGGTTCTGGGCGCGGTTATCAACAACAAGCAATATTATCGTGATACCCGCGGCTATTGCTATTACGTCGACCAATACGGCCGTCCGGTCTATGACTATAACGTGAGGTGCTAG
- a CDS encoding DoxX family protein, protein MTALLFVIHGTSKILGFPDTSMSFPPPWTLFWIAGMLELIGGLLLLVGFLSRPVAFLLAGEMAIAYWMIHAPESIYPVVNRGEAAVLFCFIFLYIVFAGPGPWSVDCWIQKRREAEGPLGYYESGHTPGMSPTSE, encoded by the coding sequence GTGACAGCGTTGCTGTTTGTCATTCACGGGACGTCGAAGATCCTAGGCTTTCCCGACACTTCGATGAGCTTTCCGCCGCCCTGGACCCTCTTCTGGATCGCGGGAATGCTGGAGTTGATCGGCGGTCTCCTGCTGCTCGTCGGGTTCCTTTCGCGGCCGGTAGCGTTTCTGCTCGCCGGCGAAATGGCCATCGCTTACTGGATGATCCACGCACCGGAGAGTATCTACCCTGTCGTCAACCGCGGCGAAGCCGCCGTATTGTTCTGTTTTATCTTCCTTTACATCGTCTTCGCCGGTCCGGGTCCGTGGAGCGTCGACTGCTGGATTCAAAAGCGTCGCGAGGCGGAAGGGCCGCTCGGCTATTATGAAAGCGGCCACACCCCAGGCATGAGCCCGACTAGCGAGTGA